The region CGCTCTGATTTTATCTCCAGTGGATATATACCGCATGTCTAGTAGAAAAGTCCTATTGTAATATATGAGATTAGATAAGCATGATGCTTCGAATGGAGTTGGCATGGTGCACCTAGACAGCAATTGAAATGTGCAGCaaaattgtgttgtttagtAGTAATTTACCGGTATAGTACATGTGATATACTGGTATAGTGGAAATCGATGCAGTCCCATTGTGGTATCTTTTACTAGAGGTCGAGAGGAACGTTTTTGTACCATACTGTGTCTCCTTGGGTGCATTTGACCGCTGCTAGACACCCGTCGGTCTCGCTCTGGCGTGCGGTTTGCACTGGCTGGTACcggtatatatgtatacagtgATGTTGGGCATGCGATTTCAGCTGCACCTAGATCAGAGCCAGAATAGTATCGGTTTCGACGACGCGAACTGATTGCAACAGGCGATTGGGATCTGCTGGCTTGCCGCTATCAGTGCACGTAGAAACTGGAGACAGTGTGTGGGTTGCTATTAGTCTTCTACGCGTCTAGAAACCGGTCAGTTGTCTAGGCAGAGTGCGTGCGAGCATGTCGAGTGGGTCTGACGTCGGTGTGGATCTTGCGGAGCTTGATACTCAAGCAAGGACCAAAGCGCGTCGCAAACGAGCTGCGCTGAGAGAGCAGAGACGCTCACAGGAGCTCAACAAGGCGTTCGACGAACTACAAAAGTGTCTACCGTTTATCCCTGTGCGTTCACGAGTCTCCAAAAAGACGGTCCTCGAGTTAGCCATCGAGTACATTCGTCAAATGCAAGACCAATTGCTCGACGATTCAGCGAATGGGAGAGGAAAGCTCAACGTGGGCTCGAGCGGCGATGACGTTATCGAAATGCTCTGCGCGTCGGATTGTAGTCCGCAAGGGAGTCAATCGGCGGTGGACGCGAACGCTGCGAGTTCTTCGAGGGATTTGCTCTGTCACCAGCAGCTCGGCGTTTGTCATATGTGTGGCTGTGATGCAGTCGAACATTGCATGTCACCAGTAATCGGTGTGTGCGCAAGTTTTAATTCATAAAAGCTGAcaagttgttgttgtgctcTAGACGTTGCGTTTGATTTTTATGTATCGAGTAAGCTTGTAATGTATGTACTAGCTGTCGTGCGTGTactgtatgtgcatgtactgtatgtgcATGGACTGTTATTTTTGTAATCTGTTTAGTTGACTAATTATTCTGTAGAAAAAGATGTTGAGATGAACGATATATAAGTATTCTTGTCGTTGACGCTTGCCGGAATGGGTTCTTGCTGCTTATAATGGGACCAAATGGGTGTGTTGAAGCCTAGAGTTGTCTGCGGGACGAATTGAAGTGCATGCATTGCACCTGACTGCAAACATTGCTGCACGCTTTTCACGATTCATCGTGTCGTCTTACTTGGCATTGTCAAGACATTGTGAAGAGTGTATACCACACCACTGTAAAGGAGGAGGTCGTGACGGCAGAATAGTTATGGTGGAAACTGCATGGTTGTGTTATCCCGACATTTCGAGTTGTACGGCGTCTAGAAAACGTTACAATACACTGTACAAGAGGCAAAGAAGCAGGTAATACTACAGAGACCGCGTATTATTGCAACGTGCTGCATGGGAAGGAACCGAACGACAGAAAATTTTCGTGGCTTTTGACGTTTCATTGTACGTGTGTAACCCGTATGTATTAATTGTTTCGTACGGATGGCCAATCCAGCCGGTTAGGTATCCAGACGACCGTTACAACGCTGAGCTGCAACTGCGCTCAACTTGTTTAGAGCCTCTAGGAGGCAAGAGATTCAACAAACTCGTACCACCAGAAGGACCAATGCTTCGTCTACCATTTCACGCTTGACAGTAGAGAACAAAGTCTACAAATGAAATCTACCGTCTCTACCTACACTTTACAATAAAGTTGTACAAGTAAAATC is a window of Corticium candelabrum chromosome 20, ooCorCand1.1, whole genome shotgun sequence DNA encoding:
- the LOC134195831 gene encoding myogenic factor 6-like, giving the protein MSSGSDVGVDLAELDTQARTKARRKRAALREQRRSQELNKAFDELQKCLPFIPVRSRVSKKTVLELAIEYIRQMQDQLLDDSANGRGKLNVGSSGDDVIEMLCASDCSPQGSQSAVDANAASSSRDLLCHQQLGVCHMCGCDAVEHCMSPVIGVCASFNS